A part of Loxodonta africana isolate mLoxAfr1 chromosome 11, mLoxAfr1.hap2, whole genome shotgun sequence genomic DNA contains:
- the LOC100668328 gene encoding zinc finger protein 605-like, whose protein sequence is MIESQGLLSFNDVAVDFSWEEWRLLDPIQKSLYRDVMLENYSNLMSLGYETTKPEAVVLLEKGEQRIVENEFPSRCSPEVIWQVYDCCQENIEKDEPVDRDRDNTLRKIVSLSKNFVPLIARPYKCVSKGISLKQNSDSNFQSKNYAEMNCDELNGLGKSFFHTQHEKFHPQVQCYKHNSCVKTFNVMANLKRDHRIHTDGKPYECSECPKSFRYKSKLIIHQRTHTGEKPYGCSECQKAFSTKCYLTLHQRTHTGEKPYGCSECQKSFRTKYHLILHQRTHTGERPYECKECGKAYREKTKLRLHYRTHTGEKPFKCGDCGKAFIQKSNLIIHQRGHTGDKPYGCRECEKAFCSKSQLIVHQRIHTGEKSYECSECGKAFNKNSHLTTHQRIHTGEKPYECSECGKAFIHMSQLIVHQRTHTGQKPYKCKECGKTFNKKSHFITHQRIHTGEKPYECSECGKAFIDNSQLIVHRRTHTGEKPYECKECGKAFNKKSSLITHQRIHTGEKPYECSECRKAFIDKSHLIVHQRTHTGEKPYECSVCGKAFLRKAMLIVHQRIHTGEKPFVCLECQKAFSSMAMLSRHQLIHTGEKPHGCNECGKAFRQKSHLVIHQRCHTGETPYGCIPCGQIFNQKSQLIRHQRHHTGEKPYQCSECGKAFFEKSYLSVHQRSHAGEKPYQCNECGKTFSVKFFLTSHQEIHTGKKP, encoded by the exons ATGATCGAGTCCCAG GGATTATTGTCATTCAATGATGTGGCTGTGGACTTTTCCTGGGAAGAGTGGCGGCTCCTAGATCCTATTCAGAAGAGCCTTTACCGGGATGTGATGTTGGAAAATTACAGCAATCTGATGTCATTGG GTTATGAAACCACCAAGCCAGAAGCAGTTGTCCTAttagaaaaaggagaacaaaggatAGTAGAGAATGAATTCCCAAGTCGGTGCAGTCCAG AAGTAATCTGGCAAGTTTATGATTGCTGTCAGGAAAATATTGAGAAGGATGAACCTGTGGACAGAGACCGTGACAACACATTGAGGAAAATAGTCTCTCTGAGCAAAAACTTTGTTCCTTTAATAGCAAGACCCTATAAATGTGTCTCAAAAGGAATAAGTTtgaaacaaaattcagattcaaaTTTTCAGAGTAAAAACTATGCAGAAATGAACTGCGATGAGTTAAATGGTCTTGGGAAATCATTTTTCCACACTCAACATGAAAAATTCCACCCTCAAGTCCAATGCTACAAACATAATTCATGTGTAAAGACTTTCAACGTAATGGCAAACCTTAAAAGGGATCACAGAATTCACACAGAtgggaaaccttatgaatgcagTGAATGTCCAAAGTCCTTCAGGTATAAGTCAAAGCTCATCATCCATCAGAGAACTCATACAGGAGAGAAACCATATGGATGCAGTGAATGTCAGAAAGCTTTCAGTACAAAATGTTATCTCACGCTGCACCAGAGAACTCATACGGGAGAGAAACCATATGGATGCAGTGAGTGTCAGAAATCCTTCAGAACAAAATATCACCTCATTCTACACCAGAGGACTCATACAGGGGAGAGACCCTATGAATGCAAAGAATGTGGAAAAGCTTACAGGGAGAAAACAAAACTCAGATTACACTACAGAACTCATACAGGAGAGAAACCTTTTAAGTGTGGTGATTGTGGAAAAGCTTTCATCCAGAAGTCAAACCTGATTATTCATCAACGAGGTCATACAGGAGATAAGCCCTATGGATGCAGAGAATGTGAAAAGGCCTTCTGTAGTAAGTCTCAGCTCATTGTTCACCAgcgaattcatactggagaaaaaTCCTATGAATGtagtgaatgtgggaaagccttcaatAAAAACTCACACCTCACAacacatcagagaattcatacaggagagaaaccttatgaatgcagTGAATGTGGAAAAGCATTCATACATATGTCACAGCTCATTGTACATCAGCGAACTCATACAGGACAAAAACCTTAtaaatgcaaggaatgtgggaaaacctttaatAAGAAATCACACTTCATTACACATCAAAGAATTCATACAGGAGAAAAACCTTACGAATGCAGTGAATGCGGAAAAGCTTTTATAGATAACTCACAGCTTATTGTCCATCGGAGGACtcatacaggagagaaaccctatgaatgcaaggaatgtgggaaagcctttaataAAAAATCATCTCTCATAActcatcagagaattcatacaggagagaaaccttatgaatgcagTGAATGTCGAAAAGCTTTTATAGACAAGTCACACCTCATTGTCCATCAAAGAACTCATACAggagaaaaaccttatgaatgcagTGTATGTGGAAAAGCTTTCTTACGAAAGGCAATGCTCATTGTCCATCAGAGAATAcatacaggagagaaaccctTTGTCTGTCTTGAATGTCAGAAAGCCTTTAGCAGTATGGCAATGCTCAGTAGACATCAGCTGATtcatacaggagagaaacccCATGGATGCAATGAATGTGGTAAAGCCTTCCGACAGAAAAGTCATCTCGTTATTCACCAACGATGCCATACTGGAGAGACACCCTATGGATGCATTCCATGTGGGCAAATCTTCAACCAAAAGTCACAGCTCATTAGACATCAGAGACATCACACAGGAGAAAAACCATACCAGTGtagtgaatgtgggaaagcatttTTTGAAAAATCATATCTCAGTGTCCACCAGAGAAGTCATGCAGGAGAAAAACCCTACCAATGTAATGAGTGTGGAAAAACGTTCTCTGTCAAGTTTTTTCTCACTTCACATCAAGAAATTCATACAGGAAAGAAACCTTAG